One genomic segment of Plasmodium vivax chromosome 9, whole genome shotgun sequence includes these proteins:
- a CDS encoding translation elongation factor EF-1, subunit alpha, putative (encoded by transcript PVX_091785A), protein MNNEPFSFNANAPSYYPGMAYQGGGAPASQEENDADNGSSCPGTDNTEDPAVTDVQEQLKKMAISEEPPVEQDEEEEPPTDLEKKDQVEDSQGEKAEQVKNNLIQVDPRHHLNIIFIGHVDAGKSTACGNILYILGYVDDRTIEKYEREAKEKNRESWFLAFIMDINEEERQKGKTVEVGRAHFETKDRRFTILDAPGHKNFIPNMISGAAQADIGVLIISARKGEFETGFERGGQTREHTLLARTLGINQLIVAINKMDDPTCNWSEARYDEIQKKITPFIKSCGYNINKDVYFVPISGLTGQNLSEHVSDENSKIYDARASWYDTSKPTLFQILNTLPPPPWDEKGPLRIPLLEGYKDNGIIAVGKIESGTLYGNNMSCTLMPNKLKVKVLNVCLEEDEVPYAKPGENVRVKLLGVEEDQISKGFVLCDSVNLCSVVSEFIGRVAIVELLEHKPIITAGYFCIFHAHTTCEEIQFVDMLEVIDKKTKKKKIKPKFIKNDCIVTAHFLLSNPVCIEVYEKLPQLGRFTLRDQGKTIAIGKILELKG, encoded by the exons ATGAATAATGAGCCCTTCAGCTTCAACGCGAACGCCCCGTCGTACTACCCCGGAATGGCCTACCAGGGAGGAGGCGCCCCCGCGAGCCAGGAAGAGAATGACGCAGACAACGGCTCCTCCTGCCCGGGCACAGATAACACAGAGGACCCAGCTGTGACTGACGTGCAGGAGCAGCTGAAGAAAATGGCCATCAGTGAGGAGCCACCAGTGGAgcaagacgaagaagaggaaccccccactgatttagaaaaaaaagaccaagTGGAAGATTCCCAAGGAGAAAAAGCAGAACAAGTGAAAAACAATTTGATTCAAGTAGACCCCAGACATCACttaaacattatttttataggaCACGTAGATGCAGGGAAGTCAACCGCCTGTGGGAATATCCTTTACATTCTGGGGTACGTAGATGATAGGACCATCGAAAAGTATGAGCGAGAGGCCAAGGAGAAGAATCGGGAGAGCTGGTTTTTGGCGTTCATTATGGACATTAACGAAGAGGAGAGACAGAAGGGCAAAACCGTGGAGGTGGGTAGAGCCCACTTCGAGACCAAGGACAGGAGGTTCACAATTTTGGATGCGCCCGGGCATAAGAACTTCATTCCCAATATGATTAGTGGCGCTGCGCAGGCGGACATCGGCGTGCTGATCATTTCCGCGCGCAAGGGGGAGTTCGAGACGGGCTTCGAGCGCGGCGGCCAGACCCGCGAGCACACACTGCTCGCCAGGACGCTAG GCATCAACCAACTGATCGTGGCCATCAACAAGATGGACGACCCCACGTGCAACTGGAGCGAAGCGCGCTACGACGAAATACAAAAGAAAATAACCCCCTTCATAAAGTCCTGCGGATATAACATCAATAAGGACGTCTACTTCGTGCCCATCTCCGGGCTCACCGGGCAGAATCTCTCCGAGCACGTCTCGGATGAGAACTCAAAAATATACGACGCAAGGGCTAGTTGGTATGACACATCCAAGCCGACTTTATTTCAAATTCTAAACACGttgccaccccccccctgggatGAAAAGGGACCTCTAAGAATCCCCCTCCTGGAAGGATACAAAGACAACGGGATCATAGCCGTTGGGAAAATAGAATCTGGGACTCTGTATGGAAATAATATGAGCTGCACTTTGATGCCAAATAAGTTGAAAGTCAAAGTGCTCAATGTCTGTTTGGAGGAGGATGAAGTGCCCTATGCCAAGCCGGGGGAAAATGTTCGTGTGAAACTTCTAGGCGTAGAGGAGGATCAAATTAGCAAAGGATTCGTCCTGTGCGATTCGGTGAACCTCTGCTCCGTTGTTAGCGAGTTTATAGGAAGGGTAGCCATTGTGGAGCTCCTCGAACACAAGCCAATCATCACCGCGGGGTACTTCTGCATCTTCCATGCGCACACCACTTGTGAGGAGATACAGTTCGTGGACATGCTGGAGGTGATTGataagaaaacaaaaaagaaaaaaataaaaccaaagTTTATTAAAAACGACTGCATCGTCACTGCGCACTTCTTACTCTCCAACCCTGTGTGTATTGAGGTGTATGAAAAGCTTCCGCAGTTGGGGAGATTCACCCTGCGCGATCAAGGCAAAACCATAGCCATCGGGAAGATACTCGAGCTGAAGGGCTAA
- a CDS encoding hypothetical protein, conserved (encoded by transcript PVX_091790A), with amino-acid sequence MNIFTRCVFLYSFIIVFVTCANDNNQSNNTDEGGGKDKPGKGGFDFSQLGDILNSLNGKGGKGGNANNNGGHFDMLNNLLNQAGSSGGGLENLMNMFNTASGKGGGSAAAGGGNANAGGGSANAGGGGANLNNFDMGKMMDMLKQFGGKGAGADGQKANPMESIGNLLNMMNAGGGKGGDGKGGNPLEHLTSLLGNGGRKGGNPMEHLTSLLGNLGGNKGADGKGGNPMEHLTSLLGNLGGNKGADGKGGNPLEHLTSLLGNSGGKGGNPMEHLTSLLGNLGGNKGADGKGGNPMEHLTSLLGNLGGNNGADGKGGNPMEHLTSLLGNLGADGKGGGNNKLMGDIQSLLGNFLNAQNNQNAPFALDKSVMDGSASKEFIKLQHNQSERDLLRELQNLINKSKGMSGSGSSKELEEKNSKLKTFFSSLKGRYNPYSYERKILNDITSEEDIKNRYHIDDEFERHIYISANDTSVDYEEMSDEEKEKKTGMFADVNQLDDNDTVESGSISSHVIRKSKLENEKLLRGLIAGESDNLHECNCASSKAKNCVLSFINYNNLEYMLESLSVDVKSMVKRYREAGPHKGAAPGKGAASPHAKAESFLVPLPPLDAKADVRDTSKYVLRVPRVLFLSTKKAFSTSMDRYFFNLYDVMESQLKWNTYMWGYGFKYYPLFFTKNLHTLLHNYDKQIGREPFDIIFVHSSFVSNYYNHYFFLKSMPRMTTLIFINDGWDSNVKSAYLNLFPHIFFQNQVNIFEYNPLNSIDSGAEKRKLVNSLWNKVSSGDSTEVIANRHKKKGKRGKAGAGSSDGGGENSKREDEANGGRSPGDGAQQEDEHDEDENKTLWAFLPHGVNPCCLDQFEHLFDEKENDPSDKSNVVVSPTFYYDLARKKKKKKGSPKLELSYSLLDLYLPACTYKDSVPTFLSNTHRDIDVLYLCNTTSSNYNDFLIQKVMDYIYNKNVSNLKSRIRKYEFDLYYWKVWGMQTTHKLIKNKLKEYHQMLRRSKVCVISSKFAGMLNRMVVDALFSGCVVITDKSHNKDINKFIVTTRIPYEYYEIGDLVYNNENMNSLSKDMVEKINATLEEVNSGKKELLKQEAFKTVMNTYTYQGVILNWILPTLYFHHNKEKYELVNNYFVLPQYFEDVISKSLKTTSAKREKIIANIDLSLQEDLIMNNNEVATWCIIWVLIFAVIVFYLMRNSNLLGALFKQRKLHL; translated from the coding sequence atgaatatatttaccagatgtgtatttttgtattcattCATCATCGTATTTGTAACTTGCGCAAATGATAATAACCAGTCCAATAACACCgatgaagggggggggaaggacaaACCGGGGAAGGGAGGCTTCGACTTTAGCCAGCTGGGGGACATTTTGAATTCCCTCAACGGGAAAGGAGGCAAAGGCGGAAACGCAAATAATAATGGCGGCCACTTTGACATGTTAAATAATCTTTTAAACCAGGCGGGCTCGTCAGGGGGAGGCCTGGAGAATCTCATGAACATGTTTAATACCGCCTCGGGTAAGGGCGGCGGGAGTGCAGCGGCTGGAGGGGGGAATGCAAATGCGGGCGGCGGAAGCGCAAATGCTGGAGGGGGAGGTGcaaatttgaataatttcGATATGGGCAAAATGATGGACATGCTGAAGCAGTTCGGTGGAAAGGGGGCCGGCGCAGATGGGCAGAAGGCTAACCCCATGGAATCTATTGGAAATTTGCTGAACATGATGAATGCCGGTGGGGGAAAGGGAGGCGATGGGAAGGGCGGAAATCCTCTGGAGCATTTAACCAGCTTGCTGGGGAATGGCGGcaggaaggggggaaacccGATGGAGCATTTGACCAGCCTGTTAGGCAACCTCGGCGGGAATAAGGGCGCCGACGGGAAGGGGGGCAACCCGATGGAGCATTTGACCAGCCTGTTGGGCAACCTCGGCGGGAATAAGGGCGCCGACGGGAAGGGAGGCAATCCGCTGGAGCACCTAACCAGCCTGCTGGGGAACAGCGGCGGGAAGGGTGGTAACCCGATGGAGCATTTGACCAGCCTGCTGGGCAATCTAGGGGGAAACAAAGGAGCTGATGGGAAGGGAGGCAACCCGATGGAGCATTTGACCAGCCTGCTGGGCAATCTAGGAGGGAATAATGGAGCCGACGGAAAGGGAGGTAACCCGATGGAGCACCTGACCAGCCTGCTGGGCAACCTCGGGGCGGACGGGAAGGGAGGCGGGAACAATAAACTGATGGGGGACATCCAGTCGCTGTTGGGCAACTTCCTCAACGCGCAGAATAACCAAAACGCGCCCTTCGCATTAGACAAGAGTGTAATGGATGGATCTGCAAGTAAGGAGTTCATCAAATTGCAGCATAACCAGAGTGAAAGGGACCTCCTAAgggaattgcaaaatttgaTTAACAAGAGTAAAGGGATGAGTGGCAGTGGAAGCAGCAAAGAGTTGGAGGAGAAGAACTCCAAATTGAAGACCTTTTTTAGCTCCCTCAAGGGAAGGTACAACCCATATTCCTACGAGAGGAAGATTCTAAATGATATAACAAGTGAGGAGGACATTAAGAATAGGTACCATATAGATGACGAATTTGAAAGGCACATTTACATCAGCGCAAATGATACGAGTGTAGATTACGAAGAAATGAGtgatgaggagaaggagaagaagacggGCATGTTTGCAGACGTAAACCAATTGGATGATAACGATACGGTGGAGAGTGGATCCATTAGTAGCCACGTTATAAGAAAGAGCAAATTAGAAAATGAGAAACTGCTTCGCGGATTAATCGCGGGGGAGAGTGACAACCTGCATGAGTGTAACTGCGCGTCTAGTAAGGCGAAGAACTGCGTGCTGTCCTTCATTAATTATAACAATTTGGAATACATGCTGGAGAGTTTGAGCGTGGACGTGAAGTCGATGGTGAAGCGGTATAGGGAGGCGGGCCCGCATAAAGGTGCCGCCCCCGGGAAAGGAGCTGCCTCCCCACATGCAAAGGCAGAATCGTTCCTCgtgccgctaccccccctgGATGCGAAGGCAGACGTGCGGGACACGTCCAAATATGTGTTGAGAGTACCCAGGGTGTTATTCCTCTCCACGAAGAAGGCCTTCTCCACCTCCATGGACAGGTACTTCTTCAATCTGTATGACGTTATGGAGAGTCAGCTGAAGTGGAACACGTACATGTGGGGCTACGGGTTCAAGTACTACCCCCTTTTCTTTACGAAGAATCTGCATACCCTGTTGCATAATTATGATAAGCAGATAGGAAGGGAGCCCTTTGACATCATCTTCGTGCACAGCAGCTTTGTCTCCAACTATTATAATCATTACTTTTTTCTGAAGAGCATGCCGAGGATGACTAccctcatttttataaacgaCGGATGGGATAGCAATGTGAAGAGCGCCTATTTGAATTTATTTCCGCACATCTTTTTTCAGAACCAGGTGAACATCTTCGAGTACAACCCTTTGAATAGCATTGACTCTGGTgcggagaagaggaagctcGTTAATAGCCTGTGGAATAAGGTGTCCAGTGGGGACTCCACGGAGGTGATCGCGAATAGGCacaagaagaaggggaagaggggcAAGGCCGGGGCGGGGAGTAGCGACGGTGGGGGGGAGAATTCGAAGCGGGAGGATGAGGCGAACGGAGGCCGCTCACCCGGGGATGGCGCCCAGCAAGAGGACGAGCACGACGAGGATGAGAACAAAACGCTGTGGGCGTTCCTGCCCCACGGGGTGAATCCCTGCTGCCTGGACCAGTTTGAACATCTCTTTGATGAGAAGGAGAACGACCCGAGTGATAAGTCGAATGTGGTGGTGAGCCCCACCTTTTACTACGACCTCGccaggaagaagaagaagaaaaagggcagCCCCAAGCTGGAGCTCTCCTACTCTCTCCTAGATTTGTACCTCCCCGCATGCACCTACAAGGATAGCGTGCCGACCTTCCTAAGCAACACACATAGGGATATAGACGTACTGTACCTCTGTAACACCACCTCGAGCAACTACAATGACTTCCTAATTCAGAAGGTGAtggattatatatataataaaaatgttagtAATTTGAAGAGCCGAATAAGGAAGTATGAGTTTGACCTGTATTACTGGAAAGTGTGGGGCATGCAGACGACGCATAAGTTGATAAAGAACAAGCTGAAGGAGTATCACCAGATGCTTAGAAGGAGCAAAGTGTGTGTAATTAGCTCCAAGTTTGCCGGCATGCTGAACCGAATGGTGGTGGACGCCCTCTTTAGCGGCTGCGTAGTCATCACAGATAAGAGCCACAATAAAGACATTAACAAGTTCATCGTAACGACGCGCATTCCGTATGAGTATTATGAAATTGGCGACTtggtatataataatgaaaatatgaatagcCTTTCGAAAGATATGGTAGAAAAGATTAATGCCACTCTGGAGGAGGTCAACAGTGGGAAGAAGGAGCTGCTCAAACAGGAGGCCTTCAAAACGGTTATGAATACGTATACCTACCAAGGGGTGATCCTCAATTGGATTCTCCCCACGTTGTATTTCCACCACAATAAGGAGAAATACGAGCTGGTAAACAACTATTTTGTTCTGCCGCAATACTTTGAAGACGTGATTTCGAAGAGCCTCAAAACGACCAGTGCTAAGAGGGAGAAAATCATCGCCAATATTGATTTGTCTCTCCAGGAGGACCTCATCATGAATAACAATGAGGTGGCCACTTGGTGCATCATCTGGGTGCTCATCTTCGCCGTCATCGTCTTTTACCTGATGCGCAACAGCAACCTGCTTGGCGCGCTCTTCAAGCAGCGGAAGTTGCACCTCTGA
- a CDS encoding hypothetical protein, conserved (encoded by transcript PVX_091795A), with the protein MFFTDVRFISKLARNKLNKRRSWIKRNKKWMLPKVEKSYLKQEQDFVVQHKTVPQGGGSHAGKEATRGEVKYEEGKTGEAPSDFRRILEETTRKEKKHLKPHEYKKLLKRKVGSGATPNDDKLQLKHLLRSGKGEKTHKGMQIDIKDYQDDEKERKKNEMNTFWYMPNPFEKKGVYGMKENSFYKSFMRDRERQLDYINTSKLNESEQKLLNEMRKRGNNVSGELLNESVTPLDGNQKREKKIRINPKKYWFDDAYRSPDIPTLSSVKARELRFLMMNEAKLVRKGKPVDVELWLAFMNRVVNLSSKVHVRSLLRYLQTIASVKVKNKKMISEILCEILKRENMMKPKHYVYLFQGCSRLKWSNLQLIYALKNMTLCWPILRNNFLVKCANSISKLGLASSLYSKAFQITLSERLGNFSGKNLKAIKAITFLELFTEEMICKFISLACFYREHFNYYTRHLQVLHLYVTLFCPSLCDRLTGEQRAFLWRYSRGANWKEIRRRGGRASSGEESSDEESDEQSDRCSSDSESDEERGEQNDEPLSDPPPQQGAQIGDKIRGGFTSTLHKEISSILTLIKIEHLNSVACGPFIVDIYHPPSNYIIEANAPFQYYLNSERLTALSEWRHKFLARMGFRLIHISHKVWNSLPTEKQRVDYLLRVLPAGMLGRAHPGGKDSTAEFPSEEYPDEEFPCEFPNEEFPCDELHDEEFPCEQFPCEQFPREEYPVSNPPLGVTPC; encoded by the coding sequence ATGTTTTTTACAGATGTGAGATTTATAAGCAAGCTAGCGAGAAACAAACTTAACAAGAGGAGAAGCTGGATcaagcgaaataaaaaatggatgctACCTAAGGTTGAGAAATCGTACCTGAAACAGGAGCAAGACTTCGTCGTGCAGCACAAGACTGTGCCCCAGGGAGGGGGGTCCCATGCAGGGAAGGAAGCCACGCGAGGTGAGgtaaaatatgaagaaggCAAAACTGGGGAAGCACCCAGTGACTTTAGACGCATCCTAGAGGAGACAAcccgaaaggaaaaaaaacatttaaaacCTCATGAGTATAAGAAGCTGCTGAAGCGTAAGGTTGGCAGTGGCGCCACCCCTAATGATGACAAGCTACAGTTAAAGCACCTCCTACGTAGtggcaaaggggaaaaaacacacaaggGGATGCAAATAGACATAAAAGACTACCAAGATGATGagaaggaaaggaagaaaaacgaaatgaacacATTTTGGTACATGCCAAATccctttgaaaaaaaaggggtatacggaatgaaagaaaattctttttacaaATCATTTATGAGAGACAGGGAGAGACAACTGGACTACATCAACACGAGCAAGTTAAACGAAAGTGAGCAAAAGTTACTCAATGAAatgcgaaaaaggggaaacaatgTTAGCGGAGAACTGCTCAACGAGAGTGTAACTCCCCTGGATGGGAaccaaaaaagagaaaaaaaaatccgcatTAATCCCAAAAAATACTGGTTTGATGATGCGTACCGTTCGCCAGATATCCCCACCTTGAGCAGCGTCAAAGCAAGGGAACTGAGATTCCTCATGATGAACGAGGCTAAGCTAGTTAGGAAGGGCAAACCTGTTGACGTAGAATTATGGCTAGCTTTTATGAACCGAGTGGTGAATCTGTCCAGCAAGGTACACGTACGGAGTCTCCTTCGATATTTACAAACCATTGCATCTGTCAaggtgaagaacaaaaaaatgataagtgAAATCCTgtgtgaaattttaaaaagagaaaatatgATGAAGCCAAAACATTACGTCTATCTATTCCAAGGGTGCTCTAGATTGAAGTGGTCAAACCTCCAATTGATCTATGCGCTAAAAAACATGACACTCTGTTGGCCCATCCTGAGGAACAACTTCCTTGTGAAATGTGCAAACTCGATTAGCAAGCTGGGGTTGGCAAGCAGCCTGTACAGTAAGGCCTTTCAAATTACGCTGAGCGAACGACTGGGCAATTTCTCAGGCAAGAATTTGAAGGCCATCAAGGCCATCACCTTTTTGGAGCTTTTCACTGAGGAGATGATTTGCAAGTTCATTTCGCTTGCCTGTTTTTACAGAGAACATTTTAACTACTACACGCGCCACCTGCAGGTGCTGCACCTGTACGTCACGCTGTTCTGCCCGTCCCTGTGCGACCGGCTGACGGGGGAGCAGCGGGCCTTCCTCTGGCGCTACTCGCGCGGCGCCAACTGGAAGGAGATCCGCAGGAGGGGCGGCCGCGCGAGCAGCGGTGAAGAAAGCAGTGATGAGGAGAGTGATGAGCAAAGCGACCGGTGCAGCAGTGATTCGGAGAGTGATGAGGAACGCGGCGAGCAGAACGATGAGCCACTGAGCGACCCGCCCCCCCAGCAGGGCGCCCAAATAGGAGACAAAATACGCGGCGGGTTCACAAGCACGCTACACAAAGAAATCAGTAGCATCCTCACGCTAATAAAAATAGAGCACCTGAATTCGGTCGCCTGTGGACCATTCATAGTAGACATATATCACCCCCCCTCAAATTACATCATCGAGGCAAACGCCCCCTTCCAATACTACCTTAACTCTGAAAGATTAACCGCCCTGTCAGAATGGAGGCACAAGTTCCTGGCGCGCATGGGGTTTAGGCTCATTCACATTTCGCACAAGGTGTGGAACAGCCTGCCCACTGAGAAGCAGAGGGTGGATTACCTGCTGCGCGTTTTGCCGGCGGGGATGCTCGGCCGGGCGCACCCCGGTGGAAAGGACTCTACTGCGGAGTTTCCCAGTGAGGAATACCCCGATGAGGAGTTCCCATGTGAGTTCCCCAATGAGGAATTCCCCTGCGATGAACTCCACGATGAGGAATTCCCATGTGAGCAGTTCCCATGTGAGCAGTTCCCCCGTGAGGAGTACCCCGTTAGcaaccccccccttggggtaACCCCTTGCTAG
- a CDS encoding hypothetical protein, conserved (encoded by transcript PVX_091800A), which yields MMQCLKRAVEGPRRPPAFPIHSRSLFLSNGMLAPKAKPGKKGQDKKDGRGGTTTEGKEEPKAHIFNIYSTVEKDHEMLPDHAYPKWLWKLEKPMKSYGELALMFLYGKDVERATADDYHRFRRLHNKNLIKLNNMRLKKSKRSTVKPVFWDL from the exons ATGATGCAGTGCTTGAAGAGGGCAGTGGAGGGGCCCCGGAGACCCCCCGCCTTTCCCATCCACTCGAGAAGCCTCTTCTTAAGTAATGGGATGCTCGCCCCAAAGGCCAAGCCagggaaaaagggacaagATAAAAAAGATGGCCGGGGGGGAACCACCACggaggggaaggaagaacCAAAGGCACACATCTTTAACATCTACAGTACAGTCGAGAAGGACCATGAAATGCTGCCTGACCATGCCTACCCCAAATGGTTGTGGAAATTAGAAAAACCGATGAAGAGCTATGGCGAGTTGGCGCTGATGTTCCTCTACGGAAAG GATGTGGAAAGGGCCACGGCAGACGATTACCATCGCTTTCGCAGGCTGCACAACAAGAACCTCATCAAGCTGAACAACATGAGGCTAAAGAAGTCCAAGCGGTCGACGGTCAAGCCGGTTTTTTGGGACCTCTAG